From the genome of Acidimicrobiales bacterium, one region includes:
- a CDS encoding VOC family protein produces MSRPFEFRGVNHLALVCSDMNRTVHFYRDVLGMKLVKTIELPTGMGQHFFFDCGNGDCLAFFWFPNAPEAVPGVTAPSARPDTGEILSAVGSMNHVAFNVPLEAIDGYAERLREAGIECSEVVNHDDSEWGVSKDMHPGVFVRSVYFQDPDGILLEFAAWTRTLSESDVAHDPAGASALS; encoded by the coding sequence ATGTCCCGGCCCTTTGAATTCCGCGGCGTGAATCACCTGGCACTGGTTTGCAGCGACATGAACCGGACCGTCCATTTCTACCGGGACGTCCTTGGCATGAAACTCGTCAAGACGATCGAGCTGCCGACGGGCATGGGCCAGCACTTCTTCTTCGACTGCGGAAACGGGGACTGCCTCGCGTTCTTCTGGTTCCCCAACGCCCCGGAGGCGGTCCCGGGCGTGACCGCCCCTTCGGCACGTCCTGACACCGGCGAGATCCTCTCCGCTGTCGGCTCCATGAACCATGTCGCGTTCAACGTGCCGCTGGAAGCGATCGACGGTTACGCCGAACGCCTGCGCGAGGCCGGTATCGAGTGCAGCGAGGTCGTCAACCACGACGACAGCGAGTGGGGCGTCAGCAAGGACATGCATCCGGGAGTTTTCGTCAGGTCGGTCTACTTCCAGGACCCCGACGGCATCCTGCTCGAGTTCGCAGCCTGGACACGCACCCTGTCGGAATCCGACGTCGCCCACGACCCCGCTGGCGCCAGCGCGCTCAGCTGA
- a CDS encoding LLM class F420-dependent oxidoreductase has translation MPRAAGLLKIGISLGTLNPRVWKEATQTADRLGFESVWLPEHLVLPVSMSGSPMHGSDHPPIRPDTPVFDPFVYMAMLAGCTERVRFGTQVFNIGLRHPFTTARAVATLDVVSQGRVELGIGASWLQAEWRAAGLDFSSRGSRVDEAIEICRRLWIESEVEHHGRHFDFDPVMFEPKPVQSPLPMHIGGDGPAAIRRAALLGDGWIPMNHTLDEIPASLARIRAQREAAGRDPHVEITLGLPVSSRADLEGYAGAGVTRVLVKPWQSSREAIGAMERFANDYPEYLQ, from the coding sequence ATGCCTCGCGCCGCGGGACTCCTGAAGATCGGAATCTCGCTCGGGACGCTCAACCCGCGTGTCTGGAAGGAAGCCACCCAGACCGCCGACCGGCTCGGGTTCGAGTCCGTGTGGCTCCCCGAACATCTCGTCCTCCCCGTTTCCATGAGCGGCAGCCCGATGCACGGATCCGATCACCCGCCCATCCGTCCCGACACCCCGGTGTTCGATCCCTTCGTCTACATGGCGATGCTCGCCGGCTGTACCGAGCGGGTCCGGTTCGGGACCCAGGTGTTCAACATCGGGCTACGCCACCCCTTCACCACGGCGAGGGCCGTCGCCACACTCGACGTCGTCTCGCAAGGCCGTGTCGAGCTTGGAATCGGGGCGAGCTGGCTGCAAGCGGAGTGGCGCGCCGCCGGCCTCGACTTCTCGTCGAGAGGAAGCCGCGTCGACGAGGCCATCGAGATCTGCCGGCGCCTCTGGATCGAATCCGAGGTCGAGCACCATGGGCGCCATTTCGATTTCGACCCGGTGATGTTCGAGCCGAAGCCCGTCCAGTCGCCCCTTCCAATGCACATCGGCGGTGACGGGCCCGCCGCGATCCGACGGGCCGCCCTCCTCGGCGACGGCTGGATACCGATGAACCACACCCTCGACGAGATCCCGGCGTCCCTCGCCCGCATCCGGGCGCAGCGCGAAGCCGCCGGCCGCGACCCGCACGTCGAGATCACGCTGGGCCTGCCGGTCTCGAGCCGTGCAGACCTCGAGGGTTACGCCGGCGCCGGCGTCACCCGCGTCCTCGTGAAGCCCTGGCAGTCCAGCCGGGAAGCCATCGGCGCAATGGAACGCTTCGCGAACGACTATCCCGAATACCTGCAGTAG
- a CDS encoding SRPBCC family protein encodes MASIQVEGEIPAPLDDVWKIVSDFGGFLEARGIPVEVEGQGIGALRKLMLGSSVLIERLESIDEDSHSTSYSVVEGPLPAKDYLGIIRVEAAGDSTTRIVWSSTFEAAGEMSEADLAEIITGAYRRGIKGLQRHFGG; translated from the coding sequence ATGGCAAGCATCCAAGTAGAAGGCGAGATCCCCGCTCCGCTCGACGATGTCTGGAAGATCGTCTCCGACTTCGGCGGTTTTCTCGAGGCGCGGGGTATCCCCGTTGAGGTCGAGGGCCAGGGAATCGGCGCGCTGCGCAAGCTGATGCTCGGCTCGAGCGTGCTCATCGAGCGCTTGGAGAGCATCGACGAGGACTCGCACTCGACGTCGTACTCGGTCGTGGAAGGACCACTGCCCGCAAAGGACTACCTCGGGATCATTCGAGTGGAGGCCGCCGGCGACTCGACCACCCGTATCGTTTGGTCCTCGACGTTCGAGGCGGCCGGCGAGATGAGCGAGGCGGACCTCGCCGAGATCATCACCGGGGCCTACCGCAGAGGCATCAAGGGCCTGCAGCGGCACTTCGGGGGCTGA
- a CDS encoding nitronate monooxygenase family protein, with the protein MRTRVAEMLGVEFPICAFSHCRDVVAAVSKAGGFGVLGAVGHSPELLETELSWIEDNTDGKPYGVDLLLPPKYVGAEEGGIDAKQVRALLPAEHKAFLDDMLARYGIPVPTDEERLSPGAGLNVSPKGYGPLLDVAFDHRIRLVASALGPPPADLVERAHSHGVVVAALAGSKKHALRHAEAGVDLIVAQGTEAGGHTGEVATMVLVPEVVDAVAPVPVLAAGGIARGRQMAAAFALGAEGVWCGSVWLTTEEAETPPVVKEKFLKAGSSDTVRSRSLTGKPARMLRTAWTDEWDRPDTPDPLGMPLQTALIGDPQYRIHQASNRPDSEARELATYFVGQVVGSLDKVRPARAVVLEMVDEFIDAVRSMDHLVEGDPVG; encoded by the coding sequence ATGAGGACGCGCGTGGCCGAGATGCTCGGCGTGGAGTTCCCGATATGCGCCTTCAGCCACTGCCGCGACGTCGTTGCGGCCGTTTCGAAGGCGGGCGGCTTCGGCGTACTCGGGGCGGTGGGGCACAGCCCGGAGCTTCTCGAAACCGAGCTTTCCTGGATCGAGGACAACACCGACGGCAAGCCCTACGGGGTGGACCTTCTGCTGCCACCCAAGTACGTCGGTGCGGAAGAGGGGGGCATCGACGCCAAGCAGGTGCGGGCCCTCCTTCCGGCGGAGCACAAGGCGTTCCTCGACGACATGCTCGCCCGGTACGGCATCCCCGTGCCGACCGACGAGGAACGCCTTTCCCCCGGGGCGGGTCTCAACGTCTCCCCGAAGGGCTACGGACCGCTCCTGGACGTCGCCTTCGACCACCGCATCCGGCTCGTCGCAAGCGCCCTCGGCCCGCCGCCGGCGGACCTCGTGGAGCGCGCTCATTCGCACGGCGTGGTCGTTGCCGCTCTTGCCGGCTCCAAGAAGCACGCTCTGCGTCACGCGGAAGCCGGCGTGGACCTCATCGTCGCCCAGGGCACCGAGGCCGGAGGGCACACGGGCGAGGTCGCCACGATGGTGCTCGTTCCCGAGGTGGTGGACGCTGTCGCGCCGGTACCGGTGCTGGCCGCCGGCGGCATCGCCCGCGGCCGCCAGATGGCCGCGGCCTTCGCGCTCGGTGCCGAGGGTGTGTGGTGCGGGTCGGTGTGGCTCACTACTGAGGAAGCCGAGACCCCGCCTGTGGTGAAGGAGAAGTTCCTGAAGGCGGGGTCCTCCGACACCGTCCGTTCGCGGTCGCTCACCGGGAAACCGGCTCGGATGCTGCGCACGGCATGGACCGACGAGTGGGATCGCCCCGACACGCCCGATCCGCTCGGGATGCCTCTACAGACAGCGCTGATCGGCGACCCGCAGTACCGGATCCACCAGGCCTCGAACCGTCCGGACTCCGAGGCACGCGAGTTGGCGACGTACTTCGTCGGCCAAGTGGTCGGATCCCTCGACAAGGTCCGCCCGGCCAGGGCGGTGGTGCTCGAGATGGTCGACGAGTTCATCGATGCCGTGCGAAGCATGGACCATCTCGTCGAGGGAGACCCCGTCGGCTGA
- a CDS encoding PaaI family thioesterase, with protein MPEPLSQEQQQERRLAVREIMPKTPFLAGLGIVFERYEPDEVTIRLPFREDLTNDGTYFHGGVIASVIDTTGAAAAWSNHDFDKGSRASTVSMTIQYVGAAKKSDLICHARTVRRGKELTFTEITATDADGRTVAHGVQTYRIV; from the coding sequence GTGCCCGAGCCACTGTCACAAGAGCAGCAACAGGAGCGACGCCTGGCGGTTCGCGAGATCATGCCGAAGACCCCTTTCCTGGCCGGGCTCGGCATCGTGTTCGAGAGATACGAGCCCGACGAGGTGACCATCAGGCTGCCTTTCCGGGAGGACCTCACCAACGACGGCACCTACTTCCATGGCGGCGTCATCGCATCGGTCATCGACACGACGGGAGCGGCCGCAGCGTGGTCCAACCACGACTTCGACAAGGGAAGCCGCGCCTCGACGGTGTCCATGACCATCCAGTATGTGGGGGCCGCCAAGAAGTCCGACCTGATATGCCACGCGCGGACCGTGCGCCGGGGCAAGGAGCTCACGTTCACCGAGATCACCGCGACCGATGCCGACGGTCGCACCGTCGCCCACGGCGTGCAGACCTACCGGATCGTGTGA
- a CDS encoding TetR/AcrR family transcriptional regulator, whose protein sequence is MSPKTGVAAVARRPRRASSEDDKARRRESLLAAAKKVFAEKGFHGTTMGDVAKAGRSSYGTVYWYFPSKDALFHELMDNQKESLRRHILSAVVDSAGANPGLPDLTATLEAAIRATFEFFEADKATVKLLFRDSYAMGNRFEKHLFAIYEGFISDLSDLITEAQKRGEIVEAPAHVVAFSIAALVGQLAYRRLTTDDGLDAGVIAQFVVNLLLDGLRPR, encoded by the coding sequence ATGAGTCCCAAGACTGGCGTGGCGGCTGTCGCGCGCCGGCCGAGGCGGGCATCGAGCGAGGACGACAAGGCTCGCCGGCGCGAATCGCTGCTGGCCGCGGCCAAGAAGGTGTTCGCGGAGAAGGGGTTCCACGGGACGACGATGGGCGATGTCGCGAAGGCGGGTCGTTCGTCGTACGGAACGGTGTACTGGTACTTCCCCTCCAAGGACGCTCTCTTCCACGAGCTCATGGACAACCAAAAGGAGTCTCTCCGCCGCCACATCCTCTCCGCCGTCGTCGACTCAGCCGGGGCGAACCCGGGGCTGCCCGACCTGACGGCGACCCTGGAGGCAGCGATCCGGGCCACGTTCGAGTTCTTCGAAGCGGACAAAGCGACGGTGAAACTTCTCTTCCGGGATTCGTACGCGATGGGCAACCGCTTCGAGAAGCACCTGTTCGCGATATACGAGGGGTTCATATCGGATCTGTCCGACCTGATCACAGAGGCGCAGAAGCGCGGCGAGATCGTCGAGGCGCCGGCGCACGTCGTGGCATTCTCCATAGCGGCTCTCGTGGGCCAGCTCGCCTACCGCAGGCTGACAACCGACGACGGCCTCGACGCCGGTGTGATCGCACAGTTCGTCGTGAACCTTCTCCTGGATGGGCTGAGACCGAGGTGA
- a CDS encoding gluconate 2-dehydrogenase subunit 3 family protein, translating into MAQWSRRRFLQMAGAATGSGLLGWRLPALADGGPGPGGFLTAAEITTLNAALARMIPASGPGDWSAADLGVATYIDNILSVSWSGGSPPPVFAGGPYRAASAAGPGFGAFQQLSRVKAKGWQAQISRWQGLYRSGLAALDKAAGGNFAAVPSPVQDAILEKFDLSNDKFFAVLYDHTMEGAYSHPVYGGNTGYRSWQAVGFAGDVHGVRFPTVGSQGAWNVYGGYAPEEIIAVGSSATEQPVTASSSRRLP; encoded by the coding sequence TTGGCTCAGTGGTCACGGCGGCGTTTCTTGCAGATGGCGGGCGCGGCGACGGGCTCCGGCCTGCTCGGCTGGCGGCTGCCGGCCCTGGCTGACGGAGGGCCTGGGCCCGGCGGGTTCTTGACGGCGGCGGAGATCACCACGCTGAACGCCGCCCTCGCACGGATGATCCCGGCGAGCGGCCCGGGTGACTGGTCGGCCGCGGACCTCGGCGTGGCGACCTACATCGACAACATCCTGTCGGTGTCCTGGTCGGGCGGTTCTCCTCCCCCGGTGTTCGCGGGCGGACCGTACCGCGCCGCCAGCGCAGCCGGCCCAGGGTTCGGTGCCTTCCAGCAACTCAGCCGGGTGAAGGCGAAAGGCTGGCAAGCCCAGATCTCGCGGTGGCAGGGGCTGTACAGGTCCGGGCTCGCCGCCCTTGACAAGGCAGCAGGAGGCAACTTCGCTGCGGTGCCGTCCCCGGTTCAGGACGCGATCCTCGAGAAGTTCGACCTGTCGAACGACAAGTTCTTTGCGGTGCTTTACGACCACACGATGGAAGGCGCCTACAGCCACCCCGTCTACGGAGGCAACACGGGGTACCGGTCATGGCAGGCCGTCGGCTTCGCGGGCGATGTGCACGGCGTGAGGTTCCCGACGGTCGGGTCGCAGGGAGCGTGGAACGTCTACGGCGGCTACGCGCCGGAGGAGATCATCGCCGTGGGGTCATCCGCGACCGAACAGCCCGTTACGGCCTCGTCTTCCCGGAGGCTGCCATGA
- a CDS encoding GMC family oxidoreductase has product MGGTADIVVVGSGAGGGIAAYVLAQAGFSVTVIEKGPWATPANFGDDELRFGDRNFIDQDPLIEPRTFRDNADQGDHVYVGDVLDVSRCVGGGSVHYGAVCFRFRPEDFRAYNTWGNLPGAAVVNWPLSDGELAFGAPGSIWDYYRRVEALIGVAGGQTAGSASPGAQIPGSLQERTDTYPMPGHPPNYPCSLFEKAALAAGLHPFPTPVAINNGGYKGRPGCTYCGFCSGYACPIEAKGDTRVTALRLAQATGNLTIVADTFVRNVAVVGGRAVGVNVIDGAGNDDYWSATKAVVLAASTVETPRLVLNSIRESTLPAGLVNTDALGRYLMVHHYPAGVGVFEERVDYWRGFWSMRCLDDWYFGPGGVSDPQFGWGNLQTIGPSGGARSAFGTGGLISMAKTVGWGQTHKEAMRYLFGHLQFLGIIGQDPPVATNTVDLDPTVQDVYGVPVARITYSHHPNNAVVQAAAAPLIAGLLGEMGAVSTQMVMPIGVGTAIPQFGNQDTFHMGALRGFPDTVGGLVNHQMGTMRMGDDDSTSVVDPHGRVWGVPNMYVADGSVFPTAGGYNPTLTIQAMAWRTADRIVAALRGAGPHGVLSRRR; this is encoded by the coding sequence ATGGGCGGCACAGCCGACATAGTCGTCGTCGGTTCCGGCGCCGGCGGGGGCATAGCCGCCTACGTGCTGGCCCAGGCGGGGTTCTCGGTAACCGTCATCGAGAAGGGCCCCTGGGCCACCCCTGCCAACTTCGGCGATGACGAGCTTCGCTTCGGGGACCGCAACTTCATCGACCAGGACCCGCTGATAGAGCCTCGCACCTTCAGGGACAACGCCGATCAGGGTGACCACGTGTACGTCGGCGACGTGCTCGACGTGAGCAGGTGCGTCGGCGGCGGGTCGGTGCACTACGGGGCCGTGTGCTTCCGCTTCCGGCCCGAGGACTTCCGCGCTTACAACACATGGGGCAACCTTCCCGGGGCCGCCGTCGTCAACTGGCCCTTGAGCGATGGCGAGCTGGCATTCGGCGCCCCCGGTTCGATCTGGGACTACTACCGGCGCGTGGAGGCGCTGATCGGGGTGGCGGGTGGCCAGACGGCGGGCTCCGCGAGCCCCGGCGCCCAGATCCCGGGAAGCCTCCAGGAGCGCACCGACACGTACCCGATGCCAGGGCACCCGCCCAATTACCCGTGCTCGCTGTTCGAGAAGGCTGCGCTCGCCGCCGGGCTGCACCCGTTCCCCACACCGGTTGCGATCAACAACGGCGGTTACAAGGGGCGGCCGGGATGCACCTACTGCGGGTTCTGCTCGGGTTACGCCTGCCCGATCGAGGCCAAAGGCGACACGAGGGTAACGGCGCTGAGGCTCGCCCAGGCGACGGGGAACCTGACCATCGTCGCGGACACGTTCGTCCGCAACGTCGCAGTCGTGGGTGGCCGCGCCGTCGGCGTGAACGTCATCGACGGCGCCGGCAACGACGACTACTGGTCCGCCACCAAGGCGGTGGTCCTTGCCGCGTCGACGGTCGAGACCCCGCGGCTCGTCCTCAACTCCATCAGGGAGTCGACCCTTCCGGCCGGACTCGTGAACACGGACGCCCTTGGCCGCTACCTGATGGTGCACCACTACCCCGCCGGCGTGGGTGTGTTCGAGGAGCGGGTGGACTACTGGCGGGGCTTCTGGAGCATGCGCTGCCTGGACGACTGGTACTTCGGCCCGGGCGGGGTTTCTGACCCGCAGTTCGGCTGGGGAAACCTGCAGACGATCGGACCGTCGGGCGGGGCTCGCTCGGCCTTCGGAACCGGTGGGCTGATCTCGATGGCCAAGACTGTCGGCTGGGGCCAGACGCACAAAGAGGCGATGCGGTACCTGTTCGGCCACCTTCAGTTCCTGGGCATCATCGGCCAGGACCCACCCGTGGCGACCAATACGGTGGACCTGGACCCGACCGTGCAGGATGTGTACGGCGTTCCCGTCGCGCGGATCACGTACTCGCACCACCCGAACAACGCCGTGGTACAGGCAGCCGCCGCGCCGCTGATCGCCGGACTCCTCGGTGAGATGGGGGCGGTGTCGACTCAGATGGTCATGCCGATCGGGGTGGGGACGGCCATACCGCAGTTCGGGAACCAGGACACCTTCCACATGGGAGCCCTGCGCGGGTTTCCCGACACCGTGGGCGGGCTCGTGAACCACCAGATGGGCACCATGCGCATGGGCGACGACGACTCCACGTCGGTCGTCGACCCGCACGGGCGGGTCTGGGGGGTCCCGAACATGTACGTCGCCGACGGGTCGGTGTTCCCGACCGCCGGCGGATACAACCCGACGTTGACGATCCAGGCGATGGCCTGGCGCACGGCGGACCGCATCGTGGCAGCGCTACGCGGGGCTGGACCGCATGGCGTTCTTTCGCGTCGCCGATGA
- a CDS encoding TetR/AcrR family transcriptional regulator, translated as MPDTAVDRRVARGEETRRRLAEAMIALLEEGSPQPSARDIAERAGVSLRLVFHHFDDMEQVLRAAVSVQVDRHWNRLQAVDPLLPLDERTSKVVRQRETLYEAIAPVRRAAARAEQSSPTVAAELTRARLQLRHGIESAFDAELRGSGAKELLDALEAAASWETWELLRGRMGLSRSAARRVVVRMMKSLLADQGGSR; from the coding sequence GTGCCCGATACCGCCGTCGACCGCCGTGTAGCCCGGGGGGAGGAAACCCGCCGGCGGCTCGCGGAGGCGATGATCGCTCTGCTCGAGGAAGGCTCGCCCCAGCCATCCGCGCGGGATATCGCAGAGCGCGCCGGGGTGTCGCTGCGCCTGGTCTTCCACCACTTCGACGACATGGAACAGGTTCTCCGCGCCGCTGTCTCGGTGCAGGTCGACCGGCACTGGAACCGGCTGCAGGCGGTCGACCCATTGCTGCCGCTCGATGAGCGGACAAGCAAAGTGGTCCGCCAACGCGAGACGCTGTACGAGGCGATCGCCCCTGTCAGGCGCGCCGCTGCTCGGGCGGAGCAGTCTTCGCCGACGGTTGCCGCCGAGCTGACCCGGGCGAGATTGCAGCTGCGGCACGGGATCGAGTCGGCATTCGACGCCGAGCTGCGGGGTTCCGGTGCCAAGGAGTTGCTGGACGCCCTGGAGGCCGCAGCCAGCTGGGAGACCTGGGAGCTGCTCCGCGGGCGGATGGGTCTGAGCCGCTCAGCCGCGCGGCGCGTCGTGGTTCGGATGATGAAGTCGCTGCTCGCAGACCAAGGAGGGTCACGTTGA
- a CDS encoding haloalkane dehalogenase — MKVLRTPDERFSRLPGFEFEPHYVDVPAGDGAAGTIRVHYLDEGDPGATETVLLMHGEPSWSYLYRKMIPPLAADGIRVVAPDLVGFGRSDKPADRNDYTYERHVEWMRSALFDGLGLSGLTVVGQDWGGLIGLRLVAENPDRFRRVVAANTGLPTGDMDMGDAFLAWQRFSQETPELPVGGIIAGGCTTQLPEEVVAAYDAPFPDETYKEGARQFPLLVPTRPDDPAAGANRKAWEVLAGFAKPFLCAYSDGDPITRGADQLFLARVPGAKGQAHTTISGGGHFLQEDRGPELAAAVADFIRTNREG; from the coding sequence TTGAAAGTCCTGCGCACACCGGACGAGCGGTTCTCGCGCCTACCCGGCTTCGAGTTCGAGCCGCACTACGTCGACGTACCGGCCGGAGACGGTGCCGCCGGCACGATCAGAGTCCACTACCTCGACGAGGGTGATCCCGGTGCCACCGAGACGGTCCTGCTGATGCACGGGGAGCCGTCGTGGAGCTACCTGTACCGGAAGATGATCCCGCCGCTCGCCGCGGACGGCATCCGGGTCGTGGCCCCTGATCTCGTCGGTTTCGGGCGTTCGGACAAACCGGCTGACCGCAACGACTACACCTACGAGCGCCATGTCGAATGGATGCGTTCGGCCCTCTTCGACGGTCTCGGCTTGTCCGGCCTCACCGTGGTCGGTCAGGACTGGGGCGGCCTCATCGGGCTCCGTCTGGTAGCTGAGAACCCCGACCGGTTCCGCCGGGTGGTGGCGGCGAACACCGGACTGCCGACGGGCGACATGGACATGGGCGATGCGTTTCTCGCCTGGCAGCGGTTCTCCCAGGAGACACCCGAGTTGCCGGTCGGGGGGATCATCGCCGGAGGCTGCACGACCCAGCTGCCCGAAGAGGTGGTCGCCGCCTATGACGCCCCCTTCCCGGACGAGACCTACAAGGAAGGTGCAAGGCAGTTCCCGCTTCTTGTCCCGACCCGGCCGGACGACCCGGCTGCCGGCGCGAACCGCAAGGCGTGGGAGGTGCTGGCCGGATTCGCCAAACCGTTCCTGTGCGCGTACAGCGACGGCGACCCGATCACTCGCGGTGCGGACCAGCTGTTCCTGGCGCGAGTGCCGGGCGCCAAGGGGCAGGCCCACACGACAATCTCAGGCGGAGGCCATTTCCTGCAGGAAGACCGCGGGCCGGAACTCGCCGCGGCCGTCGCCGACTTCATTCGAACCAACCGGGAGGGCTGA
- a CDS encoding sulfatase-like hydrolase/transferase, translated as MGRKILFITTDQQRYDSLGCNGGTVARTPVLDRLAAEGINYRRAMNQNVVCMPARSTMITGQYVRTHGVFANGVPLPADAPSIAAYLNGNGYKTALLGKAHFEPGMDLEGRWPENRMARDGTFGPHRGFDHMELAMHGPLPLWHYGKWLMEQPGHLEQGFYQLFKGGQLNGEPGGETGAPQVAINPVPRDMYHTDWTADRAMAWLQTLEAGDDWFCWVSFPDPHHPWDPPSSELGRVNWRDLDLPDAHPGSADECRRILEEKPHHWLAYYDGSHSNLEGGPPTFVPAEMTPDQVREVNALTHIENELIDEAIGRILAYVDQRGWAEDTDVIFTTDHGELQGDFGLLFKGPYHCEALMHLPMIWRPAPSAAVAPAVVDEPVGQLDLAPTFAAIAGLPAPGWVQGTPLPIGPAPERERVITEWDSQFPTEDLHLRSMYRDGWLVTAYEPGGGYDGSEGELYSLTEDPRQWKNLWNDPGYKAIREDLVADLYDNLPPERADKLEVEAPV; from the coding sequence ATGGGCCGCAAGATCTTGTTCATCACCACCGATCAGCAGCGCTACGACAGCCTCGGCTGCAACGGGGGGACCGTCGCGCGCACGCCGGTACTCGACCGGCTTGCCGCGGAAGGCATCAACTACCGCAGGGCCATGAACCAGAACGTCGTGTGCATGCCGGCACGCTCCACGATGATCACCGGGCAGTACGTCCGGACCCACGGGGTGTTCGCCAATGGGGTGCCTCTGCCGGCCGACGCTCCGAGCATCGCCGCGTACCTGAACGGCAACGGATACAAGACCGCCCTGCTGGGCAAGGCGCACTTTGAACCGGGGATGGACCTCGAAGGCCGCTGGCCCGAGAACCGCATGGCCCGTGATGGCACCTTCGGCCCCCACCGCGGTTTCGACCACATGGAACTGGCCATGCACGGGCCGCTACCGCTCTGGCACTACGGCAAGTGGCTCATGGAGCAGCCGGGGCACTTGGAGCAAGGCTTCTACCAGCTGTTCAAAGGAGGCCAGCTGAACGGCGAGCCCGGCGGGGAGACCGGCGCCCCGCAGGTGGCCATCAACCCGGTTCCGCGCGACATGTACCACACCGACTGGACAGCCGACCGGGCTATGGCGTGGCTCCAGACCCTCGAAGCGGGCGACGACTGGTTCTGCTGGGTCAGCTTCCCCGACCCTCACCACCCGTGGGACCCGCCGTCGTCGGAGCTCGGGCGAGTGAACTGGCGCGATCTCGATCTGCCTGATGCGCACCCGGGAAGCGCGGACGAGTGCCGGCGCATCCTCGAGGAGAAGCCGCACCACTGGCTGGCGTACTACGACGGGTCGCACTCCAACCTCGAGGGCGGCCCTCCGACGTTCGTCCCGGCCGAGATGACTCCCGACCAGGTGCGTGAGGTCAACGCGCTGACCCACATCGAAAACGAGCTGATCGACGAGGCGATCGGGCGCATCCTCGCTTACGTAGACCAGCGCGGCTGGGCCGAAGACACCGACGTGATCTTCACGACGGACCACGGCGAGCTTCAAGGCGACTTCGGGCTGCTCTTCAAGGGGCCCTATCACTGCGAGGCGCTGATGCACCTGCCGATGATCTGGCGGCCGGCGCCGTCCGCCGCCGTTGCGCCGGCGGTCGTCGACGAACCGGTGGGCCAGCTCGATCTCGCGCCCACGTTCGCCGCCATCGCCGGCCTGCCCGCACCCGGATGGGTGCAGGGGACGCCGCTTCCGATCGGTCCCGCACCCGAGAGGGAGCGCGTCATCACCGAGTGGGACAGCCAGTTCCCGACCGAGGACCTGCATCTTCGTTCGATGTACCGCGACGGTTGGCTGGTCACCGCTTACGAGCCGGGCGGGGGCTATGACGGAAGCGAGGGAGAGCTGTACTCGCTCACCGAGGACCCGCGGCAGTGGAAGAATCTCTGGAACGACCCCGGTTACAAGGCGATCCGCGAGGATCTCGTCGCAGACCTCTACGACAACCTTCCACCGGAGCGCGCAGACAAGTTGGAGGTCGAAGCGCCGGTCTGA
- a CDS encoding thioesterase family protein, with protein sequence MDARTFLGLNATHNPFRWILPVTQGICTPGGFLFGGCGLGAAITALEATTGRPLVWATAQYLSYARPPEVLDLDVIVSVAGHQVTQARVVGHVADREVITVNAALGRRHVEHDGTWAVMPEVPSPEECSRRQLRLPTDGNSLPDRLDIRMALGRNMAELSKSARPGEGMPDGRSALWAKMPDVLDMSSASLGILGDYVPFGIGQALGLPAGGNSLDNTLRMGQQVPTEWVLLDVRVHQVRNGFGHGDVHLWSQSGALLATASQSAIVRMWPDMAGSR encoded by the coding sequence GTGGATGCCCGCACGTTCCTCGGACTGAACGCGACGCACAACCCTTTCCGGTGGATTCTCCCGGTGACGCAGGGCATCTGCACACCTGGAGGGTTCCTCTTCGGCGGGTGCGGGCTGGGAGCGGCGATCACCGCGCTGGAGGCGACGACCGGCCGCCCCCTGGTGTGGGCGACAGCCCAGTACCTCTCGTACGCGCGCCCTCCCGAAGTTCTCGACCTCGATGTGATCGTGAGCGTGGCCGGCCATCAGGTCACCCAAGCGCGGGTGGTCGGACACGTTGCGGACCGCGAGGTCATCACGGTGAACGCGGCTCTCGGTCGGCGCCACGTCGAGCACGACGGGACATGGGCCGTGATGCCGGAGGTTCCCTCGCCCGAGGAGTGCTCCCGACGGCAGTTGCGCCTGCCTACCGACGGGAACTCGCTCCCCGACCGTCTCGACATCCGCATGGCGCTCGGGCGGAACATGGCCGAGCTTTCGAAGAGCGCCCGACCGGGAGAGGGAATGCCCGACGGCCGCTCGGCTCTGTGGGCGAAGATGCCGGATGTGCTGGACATGTCTTCGGCCTCGCTGGGGATCCTCGGGGATTACGTCCCGTTCGGCATCGGCCAGGCGTTGGGCCTCCCCGCCGGCGGCAACAGCCTGGACAACACGCTGCGCATGGGCCAGCAGGTACCGACCGAGTGGGTGCTCCTCGACGTTCGCGTGCACCAGGTCCGAAACGGGTTCGGGCATGGAGACGTCCATCTCTGGTCGCAGAGCGGCGCGCTGCTCGCGACGGCCAGCCAGTCGGCGATCGTGAGAATGTGGCCGGACATGGCGGGGAGTCGCTGA